One genomic region from Oceanicoccus sp. KOV_DT_Chl encodes:
- a CDS encoding monovalent cation/H+ antiporter subunit D family protein → MLDQNLAVLPIILPLIAAPITLILGRSLLAWGFATFISAWACVFSWQLLSAALANGVLSYAVGGWPPPWGIEIRVDAANAFVLLAVSALSTLVLLYSKDSIEKEIDSSRHSLYYTAHLLCLAGLSGILLTGDAFNLFVFLEISSLATYTLVSLGPDRRCLTAAFRYLVMGTIGATFILIGVGMLYMMTGTLNMLDLASRIDTQESNRTINTGLAFIMVGVSIKLALFPLHMWLPSAYTHAPSAVTAFLASTATKVAVYVMIRFIFTVFGVNHVFEEMRMDLILMALAVVAIFKCSYMAAVQSNIKTLLAYSSLAQIGYMILGLSLVSVTGLLASLIHIFNHALMKGALFMAVGAVFYRVGSVDIKAFRGLGKQMPLTMAAFTIAGLSIIGVPLTVGFVSKWYLVSAALEQNNWILAALVLAGSLLAIVYIGRVLEAAYFQKLPESQDPAKVKEVPWLMLAPMWLLVLANIYFGVDTSLTTEAASGAAEWLFQNSEIATGKLEVSQ, encoded by the coding sequence ATGCTTGATCAAAACTTGGCTGTACTGCCTATTATTCTGCCCTTAATTGCAGCACCTATAACACTCATTCTAGGCCGCTCATTACTTGCATGGGGCTTCGCTACATTTATAAGTGCATGGGCCTGCGTTTTTTCCTGGCAGTTATTATCAGCAGCTCTAGCGAATGGCGTACTCAGTTATGCGGTTGGCGGCTGGCCTCCACCATGGGGGATCGAAATACGTGTCGACGCCGCCAATGCTTTTGTATTGTTAGCCGTGTCCGCACTTTCAACGCTGGTATTGCTCTATTCAAAAGACAGTATTGAAAAAGAAATCGACTCATCCAGGCACTCCTTGTATTACACGGCACATTTGCTTTGTCTTGCAGGCCTATCCGGGATTTTGTTGACAGGCGATGCCTTTAATCTTTTTGTTTTCCTGGAGATCTCTTCACTGGCAACCTATACCTTAGTTAGCTTGGGTCCTGATCGTCGTTGTTTAACAGCGGCATTTCGTTACCTGGTGATGGGGACCATTGGTGCCACCTTTATTTTGATTGGTGTGGGCATGCTCTACATGATGACCGGCACCCTGAATATGCTCGACCTGGCGAGCAGAATCGACACCCAGGAAAGCAACCGCACTATCAACACTGGCTTGGCGTTTATCATGGTTGGCGTCAGTATTAAGCTTGCTTTATTCCCGTTACACATGTGGCTACCCTCTGCTTACACCCACGCACCGTCTGCCGTGACGGCATTTTTAGCAAGTACAGCTACCAAGGTAGCTGTATATGTGATGATTCGTTTTATCTTCACGGTATTCGGGGTGAATCATGTTTTCGAAGAAATGAGGATGGATTTGATTTTGATGGCGTTGGCTGTCGTTGCTATTTTCAAATGCTCATATATGGCAGCCGTGCAAAGTAACATTAAAACTTTGCTTGCCTATAGTAGTCTCGCTCAAATTGGTTACATGATTCTCGGCCTCAGCCTGGTCAGCGTAACAGGCCTGTTAGCAAGCCTTATTCATATATTCAATCACGCACTAATGAAAGGCGCTTTGTTTATGGCCGTGGGTGCGGTTTTTTATCGCGTGGGCTCCGTCGATATAAAAGCATTCAGGGGATTGGGGAAGCAGATGCCGCTCACCATGGCAGCATTTACGATTGCTGGCCTCAGTATTATTGGTGTACCACTTACCGTTGGCTTTGTGAGTAAATGGTATTTGGTAAGCGCCGCTCTAGAGCAAAATAACTGGATTTTAGCGGCTTTAGTTCTGGCTGGCTCTCTGTTAGCTATAGTCTATATCGGCCGGGTTCTGGAAGCCGCCTATTTTCAAAAATTACCTGAATCCCAAGACCCGGCCAAGGTCAAAGAGGTACCCTGGCTGATGCTTGCCCCAATGTGGTTGTTAGTGTTGGCAAATATTTATTTTGGTGTTGATACCAGCCTGACGACTGAAGCTGCTAGTGGCGCAGCTGAATGGCTTTTCCAGAACAGCGAAATAGCAACGGGCAAGCTGGAGGTGTCTCAATGA
- a CDS encoding monovalent cation/H+ antiporter subunit D family protein produces the protein MNLWHGVEPSQLISLSILVPLVGALLVVATGKIPNLREAVTLTTATILFSIVLAITDYTFQGVELRLELVELFPGLGISFVVEPLGVLFALVASFLWIVTSIYAVGYMRGHNEENQTRFFCCFALAISSVMAISFSGNLLTLFIFYEVLTLSTYPLVTHAGNDAAKQGGRTYLGILLSTSIAFLLFAVLGTYSLAGTLDFRAGGIFDDSHSNVVLSALLVLFCYGIGKAALMPFHRWLPAAMVAPTPVSALLHAVAVVKAGVFSLLKVVIYIFGLDELKDLATTDIMLYIGATTILLSSCIAMTKDNLKARLAYSTISQLSYIVVGALLASSIASAGAALHIATHAVGKITLFFCAGAIMVASHKKNISDMVGLGRQMPITMAAFAIGAISIIGLPPMAGTWSKWYLTIGALEADKLLIVAVLMISSLLNIAYLLPIPVKAFFNTQAGESKSWTWADTQEAPLPMLIAISVTSMCCIALFFYPQPLIDLINLIPGVSTHVEITNPLKGES, from the coding sequence ATGAATCTGTGGCACGGAGTAGAACCTTCACAGCTGATTAGTCTCTCCATTTTAGTGCCCTTGGTTGGCGCATTACTTGTTGTCGCTACCGGTAAAATACCGAACCTGAGAGAAGCCGTAACGTTAACAACGGCAACTATTTTGTTCAGTATTGTACTGGCCATCACCGACTACACCTTTCAGGGTGTTGAGTTGCGTTTAGAGCTTGTTGAGTTATTTCCAGGGCTTGGTATTAGCTTTGTCGTGGAGCCCCTTGGCGTACTTTTCGCTTTAGTAGCAAGCTTTTTGTGGATTGTTACCAGCATCTACGCTGTTGGTTACATGCGGGGTCACAACGAAGAGAACCAAACACGCTTTTTCTGTTGCTTTGCGCTTGCGATAAGTTCCGTTATGGCAATTTCTTTCTCAGGCAACTTGCTTACATTGTTCATATTCTATGAAGTACTGACGCTTTCGACTTACCCACTTGTTACGCACGCAGGGAACGACGCGGCTAAACAAGGCGGTCGAACGTATCTAGGTATATTACTCAGCACATCGATCGCTTTTTTACTCTTTGCGGTGCTGGGCACCTATAGCCTCGCGGGCACCCTGGATTTCCGTGCTGGTGGTATTTTTGATGACTCCCACAGCAACGTCGTACTAAGCGCTCTACTTGTTCTATTCTGCTATGGCATTGGTAAGGCTGCATTAATGCCATTTCACCGCTGGTTACCTGCCGCAATGGTTGCGCCGACGCCTGTGAGCGCGCTATTACATGCGGTAGCAGTGGTAAAGGCGGGGGTGTTTAGTCTCTTGAAAGTCGTTATCTATATTTTTGGCCTGGATGAACTTAAAGACCTCGCCACAACAGATATCATGCTTTATATCGGAGCTACAACGATACTGCTGTCATCCTGTATAGCAATGACCAAAGATAACCTAAAAGCGCGTCTAGCGTACTCTACGATTAGTCAGTTGAGCTATATTGTCGTCGGTGCACTCTTGGCGTCATCCATTGCCAGTGCCGGTGCGGCACTGCACATCGCAACACATGCTGTGGGAAAAATCACTCTGTTCTTTTGTGCCGGTGCCATTATGGTTGCCAGCCATAAAAAAAATATCAGCGATATGGTTGGCCTGGGTAGGCAGATGCCGATCACTATGGCAGCTTTTGCGATCGGCGCGATTAGTATCATTGGCTTACCACCGATGGCTGGAACCTGGAGCAAATGGTATCTCACGATTGGTGCCTTAGAAGCTGATAAATTATTAATTGTTGCAGTCTTAATGATCAGCTCACTGCTGAATATTGCTTATCTTCTACCCATTCCTGTCAAAGCGTTTTTCAATACCCAGGCCGGCGAATCGAAATCCTGGACATGGGCTGACACCCAAGAGGCACCACTGCCAATGTTAATTGCCATTAGCGTAACGTCTATGTGTTGTATTGCGTTATTTTTCTATCCACAGCCCTTGATCGACTTAATCAATCTGATCCCAGGCGTTTCGACCCATGTCGAGATTACTAACCCGTTAAAGGGAGAAAGCTAA